The DNA window GTGTTCGACACCCCCGACCTGATCGCCCTGCAGCGCAAGGCCGACCAGGTCTTCGTGCACAACGCGCTCGTCGACTACGCGGTCCGGCTGGTGCTCGCCACCCGCGCCCCCGCCGAGCACGGCATGCCCGACGTGGCCCAGCTCATCCAGTACGGCGCCAGCCCGCGCGCCTCGCTCGGCCTGGTCCGGGCCACCCGCGCGCTGGCGCTGCTGCGCGGGCGGGACTACGCGCTGCCGCAGGACGTGCAGGACATCGCGCCGGACATCCTGCGGCACCGGCTGGTGCTCAGCTACGACGCGCTCGCCGACGACGTGCCGGCCGACCACATCGTGCACCGGGTGATGTCGACCATCCCGCTGCCCGCCGTCGCGCCGCGACAGCAGGCCACGCCACCACCGGCCGTCGGACCCAACGGATGGCCCGGGCAGCGGCCGTGACCCCGCCCACCCGCCTGCCGGCCGCCGGCGACCGCTCCGGCGCGGTGCTGGCCCGGCTGCAGCTCATGGTCACCCGGAAGCTGGACGGGCTGTTGCAGGGCGACTACGCCGGCCTGCTGCCCGGGCCGGGCAGCGAGGCGGGAGAGTCCCGGGAATACCGCCCCGGCGACGACGTGCGCCGGATGGACTGGCCGGTGACGGCCCGCACCACCATGCCGCACGTGCGGCGGACGGTGGCCGACCGCGAGTTGGAGACGTGGCTGGCGGTCGACCTGTCGGCCAGCCTCGACTTCGGCACCGGGCGGTGGCTCAAACGCGACGTGGTGGTCGCCGCCGTGGCCGCGCTGGCCCATCTCACCGTGCGCGGCGGCAACCGGATCGGCGCGGTCGTCGGCACCGGCGCGGCCGGCGGCGGGCCGGGGACGCTGCTGCGGCTGCCCGCCCGGGCCGGTCGCAAGGAGGCGCAGGGGCTGCTGCGCGCCGTCGCCGGCACCGAGGTCCGGCCCGGACGCAGCGATCTCGGCGCACTCGTCGACCTGCTCAACCGTCCGCCGCGCCGACGCGGGGTGGCGGTGGTGATCTCCGACTTCCTCTCGCCACCGCAGCAGTGGGGCCGGCCGCTGCGCAAGCTGCGGGTCCGGCACGACGTGCTGGCCGTCGAGGTGGTCGACCCGCGTGAACTGGAACTGCCCGACGTGGGGGTGCTGCCGGTGGTCGACCCGGAGAGCGGCGAACTGCACGAGGTGCAGACCGCCGACCCCGGGCTGCGCCGCCGGTACGCCGAGGCGGCGGCCGCCCAACGCGGGGCGATCGCCGCCGAGCTGCGCGCCGCGGGCGCGGCCCACCTGCGCCTGCGTACCGACCGAGACTGGCTGCTGGACATGGTGCGTTTCGTCGCCGCGCAACGGCACGCCCGTACCCGAGGGACGACCCGATGATCCGTTTTCTGCAACCGTGGTGGCTGCTGGCCGTGCTGCCGGTGCTCGCCCTCGCCGCCGCGTACGTCTGGCGGCAGCTGCACCGCCGGCAGTACGCCCTGCGGTTCAGCAACGTCGACCTGCTGCGCACCGTCGCGCCGAAGGGGCTGGGCTGGCGCCGGCACGCGGCGGCGACGGTGTTCCTGCTCTGCCTGCTGGTGCTGGCCACCGCGCTGGCCCGGCCGGCGATCGACACCCGGGAGCCGCTGGAGCGGGCCACGGTGATGCTCGCCATCGACGTGTCGCTGTCCATGCAGGCCGACGACGTGGCGCCGAACCGGTTGGAGGCGGCGCAGGAGGCGGCGAAGCAGTTCGTCGGCGAGCTGCCGGAGAGCTACAACCTGGGTCTCGTCTCGTTCGCCAAGTCGGCGAACGTGCTGGTGGCGCCGACCAAGGACCGGGGCGCGGTGACCGCCGCCATCGACGGGCTGGTGCTGGCCGAGGCGACGGCCACCGGCGAGGCGGTGTTCACCTGCCTGGAGGCGATCCGGTCGGTGCCGGCCGACGGCGCCGCCGGCATCCCGCCGGCCCGGATCGTGCTGCTCTCCGACGGCTACCGCACGTCGGGCCGGTCGGTGGAGGAGGCCGCCGCGGCGGCGCAGGCGGCGAACGTGCCGGTCTCCACCATCGCGTTCGGCACCGACTCGGGCCAGGTGGACATCGGCGGCCAGCTCCAGCGGGTGCCGGTGGACCGCACCGCGCTGTCCCAGCTCGCGGAGACCACCCAGGGCTTCTTCTACGAGGCCGCCTCGGTGAGCGAGCTGAAGCAGGTCTACCAGGACATGGGCAGCTCGATCGGCTACCGCACGGAGCCGCGGGAGATCACCCAGTGGTACGCGGGGATCGCGCTGCTCCTGGCGCTCTGCGCCAGCGGCCTGAGCCTGCTCTGGACGTCCCGGCTGATCTGAGCCGGACCGGGCCGGCGGGAGTCAGTGACCCCCGCCGGCCAGGACGAACAGGACCGCCACCCAGACGGCGGCGAGGGTGAAGCCAAGCGGTGCGGCGTAACGGCTCATGGTTGTGCTCCGTGGCGAGGCGTCGGCCCGGTGACGTGGGCCGCGAGGGGGACCAGGAAAGACGCACACGAAGTCGTGACCGGGTGCTCCGCCGCGCGGCAGCGCCACCCCCGGCGATGCCGGCCGGGGAGTGGATGCGGTGCGAGGGGCGGGAAGCGGGTCAGCCGCGTCGACCGAGCCGTGGCTCAGCGGGGCTGACGGTGGGCCCGGCCACGACTGGGAGGATCGCTATCTCGCACAGCGATCACCTCCTGCGGTCGGCGGGGCCCGGAACGCGGGCGCAGACCGGCCCGCAGACAGTGATCAGCGTACACCGGCGGCGCGCGGACCGCGCGTCCGGGCAGGGCGCCCGGCGCGGGCGGCGGCGTGCGTGGTCGGTACCCGGCGGTGACCTGGGCGGGTTAGCGCTTACCTGTCGGTAACCCCTAGGCTCCGACCGACCGGGAGATCAGTTGAGCAGAGGGGGACCCGTGGCCCGTACCGTGCTGGTGACCGGCGGAAACCGGGGAATCGGGCTGGCCATCGCGCAGGCCTTCGCCAAGCAGGGCGACCGGGTGGCGGTGACCCACCGCAGCGGCGAGGCGCCCGAGGGCTTGTTCGGGGTGCGCTGCGACGTGACCGACGCCGAGTCGGTCGACGCCGCGTTCGCCGCCGTGGAGGCCGAGCTGGGCCCGGTCGAGGTGCTGGTGGCCAACGCCGGCATCACCGACGACACGCTGATCATGCGGATGTCCGACGAGCAGTTCACCCGGGTGGTCGACACCAACCTGGCCGGCTCGTTCCGGGTCGCCAAGCGCGCCTCCACCAAGATGCTCCGGGCCAAGTGGGGCCGGATGATCTTCATCTCCTCGGTGGTCGGCCTCTACGGCGGCCCCGGCCAGGTCAACTACGCCGCGAGCAAGGCCGGCCTGGTCGGCGTGGCCCGCTCGATCACGCGTGAGCTGGGTGGCCGCAACATCACCGCGAACGTGGTGGCGCCCGGCTTCATCGCCACCGACATGACCGCCGCGCTGCCCGAGGAGCGCCGCACCGAATACCGCAAGGCCATCCCGGCCGGTCGGTTCGCCGAGCCGGAGGAGGTGGCCGGGGTGGTCACCTGGCTCGCCTCGGACGCCGCCGGTTACATCTCCGGCGCCGTCATCCCGGTCGACGGCGGCCTCGGCATGGGTCACTGAGAGAGCACGGAGGAACTGCGCAATGTCCGGACTCCTGGCCGGTAAGCGGCTGCTGGTCACCGGTGTCATCACCGAGGCCTCCATCGCGTTCTCCGTGGCGAAACTCGCCCAGGAGAACGGCGCCCAGGTCGTGCTCACCGGCTACGGCCGCCTCTCCCTGGTGGAGCGGATCGCCAAGCGGCTGCCCGAGCCGGCGCCGGTGATCGAGGTGGACGTCACGAACGACGAGCACCTGGCCGGTCTCGCCGACCGGGTACGCGAGCACGTCGACGGCCTGGACGGGGTGGTGCACTCGATCGGCTTCGCGCCGCAGAGCTGCCTCGGCGGCGGTTTCCTCGACGCGCCGTGGGCGGACGTGGCGACCGCCTTGCAGGTCTCCACGTTCTCCTACAAGTCGCTCGCCATGGCGGCGCTGCCGCTGATGTCGTCGGGCGGCGCCGTGGTGGGCCTCACGTTCGACGCGACCAAGGCGTGGCCGGTCTACGACTGGATGGGCGTGGCGAAGGCCGGGCTGGAGTCCGCCTCCCGTTATCTGGCGCTGCACCTGGGCAAGCAGGGCATCCGCAGCAACCTGGTCGCGGCCGGCCCGCTGCGCACCATCGCGGCCAAGTCCATCCCCGGCTTCGACCAGTTCGAGGACGCCTGGACCGAGCGGGCCCCGCTGGGCTGGAACCTCACCGACTCCGAGCCGGCCGCGCGGGCCTGCCTGGCGCTGCTGTCCGACTGGTTCCCGGCCACCACCGGCGAGATCGTCCACGTCGACGGCGGCTACCACGCCATCGGCGCCTGAGCTGAACGGCGCCCCCACCGCCAGCGGTTAGGAGGGGCCCCTTCTTATGCAGAATGCGATAAGAAGGGGCCCCTCCTAACCGCTGGCGCCGAGGCGTAACCGCGCTGAGCAGGGGGCGTCGCACGAGCGTCACGGTCGGCGGGGAAGAATGGGGCCATGGCGTACGACGCGTTGGTGCTGGTCTCCTTCGGTGGCCCGGAACGGCCCGAGGACGTTCTCCCCTTCCTGCAGAACGTGACCCGGGGGCGCGGGGTGCCGTCGGAGCGGCTGGCCGAGGTCGCGGAGCACTACCTGCACTTCGGCGGCGTGTCCCCGATCAACCAGCAGTGTCGCGACCTGCTCGCCGCGATCCGGGCGGACTTCGCCGCCAACGGCGTCGACCTGCCGGTCTACTGGGGCAACCGCAACTGGGACCCGATGCTCGCCGACACGGTGGCGCGGATGCGCGACGACGGGATCACCCGGGCGCTGGCGTTCGTCACCAGCGCCTACGGCGGCTACTCGTCCTGCCGGCAATACCAGGAGGACATCGCCTCGGCCCGGGCCGCGGTCGGTCCGGACGCCCCGCTGATCGAGAAGCTGCGCCAGTTCTGGGACCATCCCGGTTTCGTCGAGCCGCACGCCGACGCGGTGCGCTCCGCGCTGACCCAGCTCGATCCGGGGAAGCGGGACAGCACCCGGCTGGTCTTCACCGCCCACTCGATCCCGGTCTCGGCCGCGGCCACCGCCGGCCCGCACGGTGGCCGCTACACCGCGCAGCTGGAGGAGACCGCCCGCCTGGTGCACGCCGCGGCCGCGCCCGACCTGCCGTACGAGCTGGTGTGGCAGAGCCGGTCCGGCCCGCCGCAGGTGCCGTGGCTGGAGCCGGACATCAACGACCACCTCACCGGCCTCGCCGAGCAGGGGGTGACGAGCGTGGTGGTCAGCCCGATCGGCTTCGTCTCCGATCACCTGGAGGTGGTCTGGGACCTGGACACCGAGGCCCTGGAGACGGCGAAGCAGCTCGGTCTGGACTTCGTCCGGGCCGGCACCCCGGGCACCGATCCGCGCTTCGTGGCGATGGTCCGGGAGCTGGTGCGGGAGCGCACCGCCGCAGACGAGGAGCGCCGTCGCCTCGGCACGCTGCCGGCCTGGGACACCTGTCCGGCGCTGTGCTGCGTACCCCCGGCCCGCCGGCCCTGACCCCCGACCGCCCATCGACACCCTGGGGACGACACGATGCATGACCGCAAGCCGGTGCAGAGCTGGCTCACCGACATGGACGGCGTGCTGGTGCACGAGGGTCAGCCGGTGCCCGGCGCCCCGGAGTTCGTCAAGAAGCTGCGCGCCTCCGGCAAACCGTTCCTGGTGCTGACGAACAACTCCATCTACACGCCGCGTGACCTCCAGGCCCGGCTGGCCCGGATGGGGCTGGACGTGCCGGAGGAGGCGATCTGGTCGTCCGCGCTGGCCACCGCGCAGTTCCTGGCCGACCAGCGGCCCGGCGGGACCGCGTACGTGATCGGTGAGGCCGGCCTGACCACGGCCCTGCACGCGGTGGGCTACGTGCTCAGCGACTTCGCCCCGGACTACGTGGTGCTGGGGGAGACCCGCACCTACAGCTTCGAGGCGATCACCAAGGCGATCCGCCTGATCGACGACGGCGCCCGGTTCATCTGC is part of the Micromonospora sp. WMMD980 genome and encodes:
- a CDS encoding DUF58 domain-containing protein; the protein is MARAAAVTPPTRLPAAGDRSGAVLARLQLMVTRKLDGLLQGDYAGLLPGPGSEAGESREYRPGDDVRRMDWPVTARTTMPHVRRTVADRELETWLAVDLSASLDFGTGRWLKRDVVVAAVAALAHLTVRGGNRIGAVVGTGAAGGGPGTLLRLPARAGRKEAQGLLRAVAGTEVRPGRSDLGALVDLLNRPPRRRGVAVVISDFLSPPQQWGRPLRKLRVRHDVLAVEVVDPRELELPDVGVLPVVDPESGELHEVQTADPGLRRRYAEAAAAQRGAIAAELRAAGAAHLRLRTDRDWLLDMVRFVAAQRHARTRGTTR
- a CDS encoding VWA domain-containing protein; protein product: MIRFLQPWWLLAVLPVLALAAAYVWRQLHRRQYALRFSNVDLLRTVAPKGLGWRRHAAATVFLLCLLVLATALARPAIDTREPLERATVMLAIDVSLSMQADDVAPNRLEAAQEAAKQFVGELPESYNLGLVSFAKSANVLVAPTKDRGAVTAAIDGLVLAEATATGEAVFTCLEAIRSVPADGAAGIPPARIVLLSDGYRTSGRSVEEAAAAAQAANVPVSTIAFGTDSGQVDIGGQLQRVPVDRTALSQLAETTQGFFYEAASVSELKQVYQDMGSSIGYRTEPREITQWYAGIALLLALCASGLSLLWTSRLI
- a CDS encoding beta-ketoacyl-ACP reductase, whose amino-acid sequence is MARTVLVTGGNRGIGLAIAQAFAKQGDRVAVTHRSGEAPEGLFGVRCDVTDAESVDAAFAAVEAELGPVEVLVANAGITDDTLIMRMSDEQFTRVVDTNLAGSFRVAKRASTKMLRAKWGRMIFISSVVGLYGGPGQVNYAASKAGLVGVARSITRELGGRNITANVVAPGFIATDMTAALPEERRTEYRKAIPAGRFAEPEEVAGVVTWLASDAAGYISGAVIPVDGGLGMGH
- the fabI gene encoding enoyl-ACP reductase FabI; the protein is MSGLLAGKRLLVTGVITEASIAFSVAKLAQENGAQVVLTGYGRLSLVERIAKRLPEPAPVIEVDVTNDEHLAGLADRVREHVDGLDGVVHSIGFAPQSCLGGGFLDAPWADVATALQVSTFSYKSLAMAALPLMSSGGAVVGLTFDATKAWPVYDWMGVAKAGLESASRYLALHLGKQGIRSNLVAAGPLRTIAAKSIPGFDQFEDAWTERAPLGWNLTDSEPAARACLALLSDWFPATTGEIVHVDGGYHAIGA
- a CDS encoding ferrochelatase; this translates as MAYDALVLVSFGGPERPEDVLPFLQNVTRGRGVPSERLAEVAEHYLHFGGVSPINQQCRDLLAAIRADFAANGVDLPVYWGNRNWDPMLADTVARMRDDGITRALAFVTSAYGGYSSCRQYQEDIASARAAVGPDAPLIEKLRQFWDHPGFVEPHADAVRSALTQLDPGKRDSTRLVFTAHSIPVSAAATAGPHGGRYTAQLEETARLVHAAAAPDLPYELVWQSRSGPPQVPWLEPDINDHLTGLAEQGVTSVVVSPIGFVSDHLEVVWDLDTEALETAKQLGLDFVRAGTPGTDPRFVAMVRELVRERTAADEERRRLGTLPAWDTCPALCCVPPARRP
- a CDS encoding HAD-IIA family hydrolase yields the protein MHDRKPVQSWLTDMDGVLVHEGQPVPGAPEFVKKLRASGKPFLVLTNNSIYTPRDLQARLARMGLDVPEEAIWSSALATAQFLADQRPGGTAYVIGEAGLTTALHAVGYVLSDFAPDYVVLGETRTYSFEAITKAIRLIDDGARFICTNPDATGPSVEGALPAAGSVAAMISKATGVDPYFVGKPNPMMMRSALNTIDAHSESTAMIGDRMDTDILCGLEAGLETILVLTGISSRAEAERYPYRPSRIVDSVADLIDEV